One Cyanobacteriota bacterium DNA window includes the following coding sequences:
- the nrdR gene encoding transcriptional regulator NrdR, whose protein sequence is MRCPVCQHSDIRVLESRSAENGQSVRRRRECLNCGHRFTTYERIEFVPITVIKRDGKRESFDRSKLLRGIVRATEKTGISLTQLESLVDEIEADLQQRLSREVSSAEIGEIVLRNLRSLSEVAYIRFASVYQQFRDIADFVHTLDLLQRESNASGKDDTRDQPLQSSEPSELSVTAYDSPDRACNSNPKQEQPIEVSTSVP, encoded by the coding sequence ATGCGTTGTCCAGTTTGTCAGCATTCAGATATTCGGGTACTGGAATCTCGCTCAGCCGAGAATGGTCAGAGTGTACGTCGGAGGCGTGAGTGCCTGAACTGTGGACATCGATTCACTACCTATGAGCGAATTGAGTTTGTTCCCATTACGGTAATCAAGCGAGATGGCAAGCGTGAGTCCTTCGATCGCTCTAAGTTATTGCGTGGCATCGTCAGGGCAACGGAAAAGACAGGTATCTCCTTGACACAGCTCGAAAGCCTAGTTGATGAAATTGAAGCAGACTTACAGCAAAGACTGTCACGTGAAGTATCCAGCGCAGAAATTGGCGAAATCGTTCTCCGTAACCTACGCTCCTTGAGTGAAGTTGCTTACATACGGTTTGCTTCGGTCTATCAGCAGTTTCGTGACATAGCAGACTTTGTGCACACACTGGATCTTTTACAGCGGGAGTCCAACGCTTCAGGGAAGGATGACACGCGAGATCAACCGTTACAGAGTTCAGAGCCGTCAGAATTATCTGTAACTGCTTATGATAGCCCTGACAGAGCTTGTAACTCCAATCCTAAGCAAGAGCAACCTATTGAAGTGTCAACTAGTGTCCCCTAG